From a region of the Pseudomonadota bacterium genome:
- the coaBC gene encoding bifunctional phosphopantothenoylcysteine decarboxylase/phosphopantothenate--cysteine ligase CoaBC, whose amino-acid sequence MIDILTNKRILLGVTGGIASYKSPDLVRRLRDRGCDVQVVMTQGATQFVTPLTFQAVSGKPVRGDLFDRDAEAAMGHIELARWADVIVVAPASANFMARLAQGRADDLLTTLCLASEHPVCVAPAMNRVMWADEATAANARMLDDRGVVLMGPGEGDQACGETGSGRMLEPLAIVEQVARTLTDRRRQGPLNGVNVMITAGPTRERLDPVRYLTNRSSGKMGYAVAQAAVEAGAQVTLISGPVSLDTPDEVTRVDVESAQHMYDAVHERIADVDLFIAAAAVADYRPANAGDHKLKKSGDTITLELEPCPDILASVGHLPSPPFTVGFAAETDKIKEYALDKLARKKLDMIAANRVGDVESCGENRGFESDTNALLVLTAHAEHELPSMSKRALGEALVKLIAQRYAETRIQRA is encoded by the coding sequence ATGATCGATATCTTAACCAATAAGCGGATACTGCTGGGTGTGACGGGCGGTATCGCCAGCTACAAGAGTCCGGACCTGGTCCGGCGTTTGCGTGATCGCGGTTGTGACGTACAGGTAGTGATGACGCAGGGCGCCACGCAGTTTGTCACTCCGCTGACGTTTCAGGCGGTGTCGGGAAAGCCGGTGCGTGGTGATTTGTTCGATCGTGATGCGGAAGCGGCCATGGGGCATATCGAGCTGGCGCGCTGGGCCGATGTCATCGTGGTGGCGCCCGCTAGCGCCAATTTCATGGCCCGTCTTGCGCAAGGGCGCGCCGACGATTTACTCACCACATTGTGTCTGGCTTCCGAGCACCCGGTCTGTGTTGCACCAGCGATGAACCGCGTGATGTGGGCGGATGAGGCGACTGCCGCCAACGCCCGCATGCTCGATGATCGCGGCGTCGTGTTGATGGGACCGGGCGAAGGCGATCAGGCGTGCGGCGAAACAGGCTCTGGTCGCATGCTCGAACCGCTCGCGATCGTCGAGCAGGTGGCGCGCACACTCACCGACCGCCGACGGCAGGGACCACTGAATGGCGTCAATGTGATGATCACCGCGGGGCCGACGCGTGAGCGACTCGATCCGGTTCGCTATTTGACCAATCGCAGTTCGGGCAAGATGGGCTATGCGGTGGCGCAGGCGGCGGTCGAAGCGGGCGCACAGGTAACGCTGATTAGTGGCCCAGTATCACTGGACACGCCCGATGAGGTCACGCGGGTGGATGTCGAGTCGGCACAACACATGTACGACGCCGTTCACGAGAGAATTGCTGATGTCGATTTGTTTATTGCTGCCGCGGCCGTAGCGGATTATCGTCCAGCCAATGCCGGCGATCACAAACTCAAAAAGTCCGGTGACACCATCACGCTCGAGCTTGAGCCGTGTCCGGATATTTTGGCGAGCGTTGGTCATTTACCCTCACCGCCATTCACGGTTGGGTTTGCGGCGGAGACCGACAAGATCAAAGAGTACGCGCTCGATAAGTTGGCGCGGAAAAAGCTCGATATGATTGCCGCCAACCGTGTGGGCGATGTTGAATCCTGTGGTGAAAACCGTGGATTTGAGAGCGACACCAATGCGCTACTGGTACTGACCGCCCATGCCGAGCACGAATTGCCGTCAATGAGCAAAAGAGCACTCGGCGAAGCGCTCGTCAAACTCATTGCCCAACGCTATGCTGAAACGCGCATCCAGCGCGCCTGA
- the pyrE gene encoding orotate phosphoribosyltransferase, whose product MTHYTHEFLQLAVKLGVLRFGEFTLKSGRTSPYFFNAGLFNSGAALAKLGAYYAQALVDSGVEFDMLFGPAYKGIPLASVTAAALYHDHGRDVPYAFDRKEAKAHGEGGKIVGAPLAGRVMIVDDVITAGTAIGEAIATINAADATACGALIALDRQERGKGELSAIQEVTKVHELDVVSLVRLDDLFGFIREQHDPELESHLDALTAYRERYGEKSSES is encoded by the coding sequence ATGACTCATTACACGCACGAATTCCTTCAGCTCGCGGTAAAACTGGGTGTGCTTCGATTTGGCGAATTCACGCTCAAGTCGGGCCGCACGAGTCCCTACTTTTTTAACGCAGGTTTGTTCAATAGTGGTGCCGCGCTGGCCAAACTGGGCGCGTATTACGCTCAGGCGCTGGTGGACTCAGGTGTTGAATTCGACATGCTGTTCGGCCCCGCTTACAAGGGCATTCCGCTCGCCTCGGTGACCGCCGCTGCGCTTTACCATGACCACGGCCGCGACGTGCCGTATGCGTTTGATCGCAAAGAGGCCAAAGCCCACGGCGAGGGTGGCAAAATTGTGGGTGCGCCGTTAGCGGGTCGTGTGATGATCGTGGACGATGTGATTACGGCGGGCACCGCCATCGGCGAAGCGATCGCGACGATCAACGCCGCTGATGCCACGGCCTGCGGTGCGCTTATCGCACTCGATAGACAAGAAAGAGGAAAAGGAGAATTATCGGCGATTCAAGAGGTTACGAAAGTTCACGAACTCGACGTGGTGAGCCTTGTCCGACTAGACGACCTGTTTGGATTTATCCGCGAACAGCACGACCCGGAGCTCGAATCGCATTTGGATGCACTGACGGCGTATCGCGAACGTTATGGTGAAAAATCGTCAGAATCCTGA
- a CDS encoding alpha/beta hydrolase, whose protein sequence is MTPPTLYTIDQARGPLRVKTSDIELGVFVAGPDDGLPVILCHGFPELAYSWRAQVAALSHAGFRVIAPDMRGYGHSDQPIDIAAYSLANLCADMAGLLDAFAIEAAVFIGHDWGGNVVWQMPLRYPERVLGVAGLNMPFVPYHAPRPAVEAYREKYGDDMYIVRFQEPGVEKILEADCDATMKFFMRKSRYTPEEFARAPAHARNLDFLGAIENGDKTEWAKHVFLSREELAVYAGTFSHNGFRGPVNWYRNFERNWRQDKGLPQLVEQPSLMIMADNDVVLPPSAADHMETYVPNLTRHLVKECGHWTMQEQPEEVNRVLIDWLESSW, encoded by the coding sequence ATGACCCCACCGACTCTTTATACGATCGACCAAGCGCGCGGCCCGCTGCGCGTTAAAACCAGCGACATTGAACTGGGCGTATTCGTCGCGGGTCCGGACGACGGGCTTCCGGTTATCTTGTGCCACGGTTTTCCGGAGCTGGCGTATTCATGGCGGGCTCAGGTGGCGGCCTTGAGTCACGCCGGTTTTCGGGTAATCGCACCCGATATGCGCGGGTATGGGCATTCGGATCAACCGATCGATATCGCGGCGTATTCACTGGCAAATCTATGTGCCGACATGGCTGGCCTGCTCGACGCTTTTGCGATTGAAGCCGCCGTATTTATCGGTCATGACTGGGGCGGCAACGTGGTTTGGCAAATGCCGTTGCGTTATCCCGAGCGCGTGCTCGGCGTCGCCGGTCTCAATATGCCGTTCGTGCCGTATCACGCGCCGCGCCCGGCGGTCGAAGCCTATCGCGAAAAGTATGGCGACGACATGTACATCGTGCGCTTTCAAGAACCCGGCGTTGAGAAAATTCTCGAGGCGGACTGCGACGCGACAATGAAATTTTTCATGCGTAAGAGCCGCTATACGCCTGAAGAGTTCGCGCGCGCGCCAGCGCATGCTCGTAACCTTGATTTCCTGGGCGCGATTGAAAACGGCGACAAAACCGAATGGGCAAAGCACGTGTTCTTAAGCCGGGAAGAACTCGCCGTGTACGCCGGCACGTTTTCGCATAACGGCTTTCGCGGCCCGGTCAACTGGTACCGCAATTTCGAGCGCAATTGGCGCCAGGACAAAGGCCTTCCTCAATTGGTGGAGCAGCCAAGCCTAATGATCATGGCGGACAACGATGTGGTGTTGCCGCCTTCAGCAGCCGATCATATGGAAACCTATGTGCCGAATCTCACTCGTCACCTGGTCAAAGAATGCGGTCACTGGACCATGCAAGAGCAACCCGAAGAGGTGAATCGGGTACTCATCGACTGGTTAGAATCCTCCTGGTGA
- a CDS encoding AmpG family muropeptide MFS transporter, translating to MVAFTDKRFWTTLFNRRMLVCLFTGFASGLPLYILIQQVPAWLRVEGIDLKTIGLFALIGFPYTWKFIWAPLMDRYTLPLLGRRRGWMLVTQIALVLLIASLSLVKPAESLSLLLVLVGGIAFFSASQDIVLDAYRRELLSDDELGVGNSYFINAYKISSLVPGSLALILADYMPWSTVNMIVAAFMLVGVLTTLVCDEPEHSGKAPDNLLDAIVEPFVEFFSKSRNLSKAGAILLFMMLYKLGDNMAVALETPFFIDMGYSLTEIGAVAKACKLWAAVVGSIIGGVMMIKLGINRALWVFGVAQIVSILGYAWLASLQGQDSFVLFGTSMSMLVPLGAAVSLEYLGVGLGQVALIAFMARLCNTEFTATQFALLSSLAAVPRTLASASTGFLIEAMGYEKFFLLCFACAIPGMLMLFIVAPWNESSD from the coding sequence ATGGTTGCATTCACCGACAAACGCTTTTGGACCACGCTGTTCAATCGGCGCATGCTCGTGTGTCTGTTCACCGGCTTTGCGTCGGGTTTACCGCTTTATATTCTGATTCAACAGGTGCCCGCCTGGCTGCGGGTAGAGGGGATTGACCTTAAAACCATCGGTCTTTTTGCGTTAATCGGTTTTCCCTACACATGGAAGTTTATTTGGGCGCCGCTGATGGACCGCTACACGCTGCCACTGCTCGGTAGACGTCGTGGTTGGATGCTCGTCACGCAGATCGCATTAGTGTTGCTCATTGCCAGTCTGTCGCTGGTTAAACCGGCTGAGAGTCTGTCGCTGCTATTGGTGTTGGTGGGGGGCATCGCCTTTTTCTCGGCGAGTCAGGACATTGTGCTCGATGCCTATCGCCGCGAGCTGCTGTCCGACGACGAGCTCGGTGTCGGCAACTCTTATTTCATCAACGCGTATAAGATTTCATCGCTGGTGCCCGGGTCGCTCGCACTGATTTTGGCCGACTACATGCCTTGGAGCACGGTCAATATGATTGTGGCGGCATTCATGTTGGTTGGGGTGCTCACAACATTGGTGTGCGACGAGCCCGAGCACTCTGGCAAGGCGCCCGATAATTTACTCGATGCGATTGTGGAGCCGTTTGTCGAATTCTTTAGCAAAAGCCGGAACCTCAGTAAGGCTGGGGCCATTTTGCTGTTCATGATGCTTTACAAGCTTGGCGACAACATGGCCGTAGCGCTTGAAACACCATTTTTCATCGACATGGGCTACTCGCTCACGGAAATTGGTGCAGTGGCCAAAGCCTGCAAGCTGTGGGCCGCGGTGGTGGGGTCGATTATCGGCGGCGTGATGATGATTAAACTCGGCATCAATCGAGCGCTATGGGTGTTTGGGGTTGCGCAGATCGTCTCAATCTTGGGCTATGCCTGGTTGGCCTCGCTACAGGGGCAGGACAGTTTCGTGCTGTTTGGCACATCGATGTCGATGCTGGTGCCGCTCGGCGCGGCGGTCAGCCTCGAGTACCTCGGCGTGGGTTTGGGGCAAGTGGCGCTCATCGCCTTTATGGCGAGGCTGTGCAACACGGAGTTTACGGCAACGCAGTTTGCGCTGTTGTCGAGCTTGGCGGCGGTGCCGCGCACCCTGGCATCGGCAAGCACTGGCTTTCTGATTGAGGCGATGGGCTATGAGAAGTTCTTTTTACTGTGTTTTGCCTGTGCAATTCCGGGCATGCTAATGCTGTTTATTGTTGCGCCCTGGAACGAGTCCTCTGACTGA
- a CDS encoding DUF4124 domain-containing protein encodes MTLSRPILCLTALMLAAPVAAEQMFKWVDENGVTHYGDSVPAKYANKERHVLNEQGVTVKKLDREKTDAELIADAKHQAELQAQAAEVERQRERDRVLLDTYLSVDEIAMLRDRRLMAIEAQVGVIRQYLGTLQSRWEELETETRKFNFPYNEESDLPPLPEDLAQLIIHTERAMAEHMQTVQTLRHEQNQIKAEFAADAERFKQLKAQARNN; translated from the coding sequence GTGACGCTATCCCGACCCATTCTTTGTTTGACCGCGCTCATGCTGGCAGCCCCCGTGGCCGCCGAGCAGATGTTCAAATGGGTGGACGAAAACGGCGTCACGCATTACGGCGACTCGGTACCGGCTAAATATGCCAACAAAGAACGACATGTTCTGAATGAGCAAGGTGTTACGGTCAAAAAGCTCGACCGCGAAAAAACCGACGCCGAACTCATCGCTGACGCCAAGCATCAAGCCGAACTTCAAGCGCAGGCCGCCGAAGTTGAACGCCAGCGCGAACGCGACCGGGTGCTGCTCGACACCTATCTCTCTGTAGATGAAATCGCTATGCTGCGCGATCGCCGCTTGATGGCCATCGAAGCGCAGGTGGGCGTCATCCGTCAGTATCTCGGCACCTTGCAGTCGCGTTGGGAAGAACTTGAAACCGAAACCCGCAAGTTCAACTTCCCGTATAACGAAGAATCCGACCTGCCCCCTCTCCCGGAGGATTTGGCTCAGCTCATCATCCACACCGAGCGGGCAATGGCCGAGCACATGCAGACCGTGCAAACGCTGCGACATGAGCAAAATCAAATCAAAGCGGAGTTTGCCGCCGACGCGGAACGCTTCAAGCAGCTAAAGGCACAAGCGCGCAACAACTAG
- the dut gene encoding dUTP diphosphatase has translation MPAIQLKVLDARVRDALPAYATAGSAGLDLRACIDEPLAVQPGETHLVPTGFAMHINDPSLAAVLLPRSGLGHKHGLVLGNLTGLIDSDYQGQVFVSCWNRGGKTYTIEPGERICQMVFVPVVQATFNVVEEFDQTERGEGGFGHSGTR, from the coding sequence ATGCCTGCTATTCAACTCAAAGTTCTCGATGCGCGCGTTCGCGATGCGCTGCCGGCGTATGCCACGGCCGGATCGGCCGGACTGGATCTTCGGGCGTGTATTGACGAGCCGCTCGCGGTTCAGCCAGGCGAAACGCATCTCGTGCCCACGGGCTTTGCCATGCATATCAACGATCCAAGTCTTGCGGCTGTGCTGCTACCGCGGTCGGGCTTGGGTCACAAGCACGGTTTGGTGCTGGGGAATCTAACCGGGTTGATCGATTCAGACTATCAGGGTCAAGTGTTTGTCTCGTGTTGGAATCGCGGAGGCAAAACGTACACGATCGAACCGGGTGAGCGTATTTGTCAGATGGTCTTTGTGCCGGTGGTCCAAGCGACGTTTAACGTGGTGGAAGAGTTCGATCAAACTGAGCGCGGCGAGGGTGGTTTCGGGCATTCGGGTACGCGCTAG
- a CDS encoding Rieske (2Fe-2S) protein has product MSDDGKTWHEVCSLDEIGDPGAFGFKTMAGEHPVFGFVVQKNGQVYGYKNSCPHAGRPLDWAPHAFLTKTKEHIMCSAHGAMFELENGLCVGGPCLGRSLAPWNVEVRDNTIYAEPPPVW; this is encoded by the coding sequence ATGTCTGATGACGGTAAGACATGGCACGAAGTCTGTTCCCTCGATGAGATCGGTGACCCCGGCGCGTTTGGGTTTAAAACGATGGCGGGTGAGCACCCCGTATTCGGATTTGTGGTGCAAAAAAACGGCCAGGTGTACGGCTACAAAAATTCTTGCCCGCATGCGGGCCGCCCGCTGGATTGGGCGCCGCATGCATTTCTAACTAAAACCAAAGAACACATCATGTGCTCAGCCCACGGTGCCATGTTCGAATTGGAGAACGGACTGTGTGTCGGCGGTCCGTGCCTCGGTCGCTCTCTTGCGCCGTGGAACGTCGAAGTGCGCGACAACACAATTTATGCCGAACCGCCGCCTGTGTGGTGA
- a CDS encoding exodeoxyribonuclease III translates to MRIISVNTNGIRAAARKGFFQWLSRQRADVCCVQETKAQIDQLTDPVFHPNNHHVYYVDAVKKGYSGVAIYSRHKPRKVIRTLKEACGGQDAWQEFDDEGRFVEVQFGNLSVISAYLPSGSSSDVRQDAKWRFLNLFLPYLKSLKKKKRDYVICGDWNIAHKNEDIRNWKGNQKNSGFTPEERAWLDEVFGPVGLIDSFRQLKQKEHEYTWWSNRGQAWANNVGWRIDYQVCTPGIGQTLTKTRVYRDKRFSDHAPLIHDYDFKLDV, encoded by the coding sequence TTGCGAATTATCAGTGTCAATACGAACGGCATCCGTGCCGCGGCGCGCAAGGGTTTTTTTCAGTGGCTCTCACGGCAGCGCGCCGATGTGTGTTGCGTACAGGAGACCAAGGCACAAATCGATCAGCTAACCGACCCGGTGTTCCACCCCAACAACCATCATGTTTACTACGTTGATGCGGTAAAAAAAGGCTACAGCGGTGTGGCGATTTACAGCCGCCACAAGCCACGCAAAGTGATTCGCACACTCAAAGAGGCATGCGGTGGGCAAGACGCATGGCAGGAGTTTGATGACGAAGGGCGTTTTGTCGAAGTGCAGTTTGGCAATCTGAGTGTCATCAGCGCCTACTTACCGTCGGGTTCGTCCAGCGACGTACGCCAGGACGCCAAATGGCGATTCCTCAATCTGTTTTTGCCGTATCTAAAGTCGCTCAAGAAGAAAAAACGCGACTATGTGATCTGTGGCGATTGGAACATTGCTCACAAAAACGAAGATATTCGCAACTGGAAGGGCAATCAGAAAAACTCGGGCTTCACACCGGAAGAGCGAGCGTGGCTCGACGAGGTGTTTGGGCCCGTGGGTCTGATCGACAGCTTCCGACAGCTCAAACAAAAAGAGCATGAGTACACTTGGTGGTCCAATCGCGGCCAGGCTTGGGCGAATAACGTGGGGTGGCGCATAGACTACCAGGTGTGTACGCCAGGAATAGGTCAGACGCTCACTAAAACCCGTGTCTATCGCGACAAGCGCTTCTCTGATCACGCGCCACTCATCCACGACTACGATTTTAAGCTCGACGTCTAA